ATTCTGCAAGTGGGTCACTCCATTCTCTGTGGCAACAGCTGCCTAGAACTCAGATTCCGGGACGGAGGTCTTTTTGGTTCCGCTTCAGTCCCTGCCCAAAGCCGCACAAGAACCAAGAGTGCAACAGGCACCACGTGGCCGTTGAATCCCGCGGCATTGGAAACTATTTTTGTGCAGAACCCTTCAGGAGCCTCCCGAGGAAGAATGCCGCTGCTGATTGCCGGGTGCCTACCGTTGGTGATCGGTATTGTGCTGGCTCTGTTGACTGGCTCATGGATGTTTCTCGCGTTTTCCGCCATGGGTGCAATAACTGTTCTAGTCCCGCTCTTTAGCGGGACAAAACACCGAAAAGCCCTTCAAGATGCCGTGCTCCAAGCGGCCCGACAAGATGCCGACAGGCGTTCTCAGATCTTCCCTGATGCCGGCACTTTAACCATTGCTGTGCAGGCAGGTTCCGGCCATCCACGAGCCAGGCCACCTTGCATGGCAGCTGCGCTGCGTGTTGGCACGGCGAACGAACCCGCGGCTGTAGCCCTGTCACCCACAGACCCGTTATTTTCAGCCCCGCTAATTCCCGGGCTGCCATTCAGTGTGTTGCTGGGGGACCAGCTAGTGACCGTCTGCGGCCCGCCCTCCCCCTTGATGGCTCTTCTGCGCTTCGCGTTGATGCAATTGGATGCGGCCGCCATTTCCGTAGTGCTTGTTGGTCCCGCCCACACTCTTCCCTTGGCCGCACGGTTCCTGCCCAACACCGTGCTTACAACCTCAGCGCAGTCCACCGTCAAAGCGCTGGATGATCTGGGTCAAAATGACCTCCACCGCGATGACATCCATGACAGCCATGACACTGAGTATCTGTTGGGTGTCCTGATCATTGTCAATGAAACGATTGACCCACTGGCCTTCTCTATCCCCGGGCTGTGTATCCTGCACTTTGCCGGGCTTGATCCAGGTCTGTGTTCCCCCTCCACATTGGTGCAGCTTCGGGTTGAGGGAACGTCCATGATAGGAACATTTGCTGGCCGGAATTTTGTGCCTGACGGAGTTCCTGAAGCCGTCTTTGACAGCTATGCACGCTGTCGCTGTACCCCCTGCAGTGTGAGCGAGTCACGAGTGCGGAAATCTCTATCCACAAACTCCCTGCCTCTGCCAGAGGACAGCACAATTGCAGCTTTGCAGCAGCAGTGGAAGCTCTCGGCAGCTGCACCACTGCGCCCCATTGCCGTGGGCCAGTCCAGAACCGGCCCCACCCTGTTTGACTTCCAACACGACGGCCCACACCTACTGGTCGCCGGGACCACTGGCTCAGGAAAGTCAGAATTCCTGAGGACTTTAGTGGGCAGCTTGGCAGCAGCCCACTCCCCTGCTGATCTGCAATTTATCTTTATCGATTTCAAGGGCGGGGCTGGTTTGGGTGTTTTGACGAAACTGCCGCACACAAGTTCACTTATTACTGACTTGAGCGGTCAGGGAATGGACCGAACATTGGCATCTTTGGGTGCCGAGCTGAGCCACCGTGAAGCCGCGCTGGCCGCTGTCGAGGCTTCAGAGAGTGATCAGTACCGGTCCATGGTGCGCCACCATATTCCACCTGTTCTTGCGGGTGAACCGGGTCATCATGCCATGACCCATCTTGTGATAGTTGTTGATGAGTTCAGAGTCCTGGTCGATCAGTTCCCCGACGCCATGATCGAGCTGATGCGCATTGCCGCCTTGGGAAGGTCGCTAGGAATTCATTTGGTCTTGGCAACACAGCGGCCCCAAGGTGCAATCAATGCCGACATTCGAGCGAACATCACCAGCTCCATTTGCCTTCGAGTGCAATCTACCTTCGATTCCTCCGACGTTCTTGGCAGCGGCGTAGCCGCCAGCATCAGCGTCAATACCCCCGGCCGGGCCTACATCAGCCGGGCTGCGTCAACCCCTGAGGAGTTTCAAAGCGCTACTTTGTATCTCCCGGTCACAGGAACCTGCACGCTACCACTGGTGCAGTGCTCCGAGGACCGGCTCCGCGCTGTTCCGAGCTCATCACCTGGTTCAGAAACTCCGTCAAGCGATGCAGGCGCCGTTGGTGCACTTTTGACTCGCGCTTGGCAGCAACTCTGCGCATCAGAGGTGACGTTGCTCGCGGCCCCTGCCATCGTTGCTGCCGAGCTACCAGCGGTAGTTGACCTCACTGCGGGAGACCTCACTGCAGTTGACCACATTGCAGGTGACCACCCCACCGAACAGGGCGCAAACACCACCGAGTGTTCCGTGAAGTTGGGCGTGATCGATGTTCCCCAAAGCCAGTCGCTCGAGTCCTTACACTGGCAACCCCAACTGCACTCGCACCTAGCATTTTTTGGCACAGGATCGCAGACATCGGCAGCCATAGCGTTAGTAGTGAGCCAGTTGTTAGCCAATAATGCCGTTGCCACTACTAACACTCAAGATACGGGACGCCCTGTCACCCCACTGCTGTATCTCCTTGACGGCGATGGTTCTCTAGCGTCATTCGCCGCTTGCCCTTGGGTGGGTAGCCGCATAACACCAGAAAACTTGCGAACAGCCTGGCATCTAGTGGGCAGGCTGGCAGAGACGGCCAAGACAAGCACCAAGTTATTTGTCCTTTGTATTACCGATTGGGGCCGGTGGGTGACTGCTTTCAGATCCAGCCCATGGCAAGACGCTGAAGATCGCATTGCTGAACTAGTCCGCTTCAGCCAACCAAATTTGGTTGTGGTGGTCAGCGGAGGCCGTGAGCTCTTGACTGCCGCATTTCTCGCAGCCGTTCCCAATAGGGCATTTCTTAGCTGCGGCACCACTACCGAAACCACCATGCTCTGGCCCAAACTCCCGCGCTTCAATCCAATGCCAGGGAGGGCCGCCATTGCCGGACCCATCAACGCCCAAGGCAGACCCGGCGGCGGTACCTCAATGCGAATAGCCCAACTCGGCAAAGCCCCAGGAAGTGGTGACGTTCCCGCTCTGGCACAGCGGAATCGTGCCACCGGCACGCTACTCATCGAGCCCCTGCCCACCACTCTCTCCATGGCACAGATGACGGCAGTGACTGGCGGTAATAAGTACGCAACTACTGCCCCTGTTGCCTCTGGACGGAGCATTACTTTGGGACTGGGTGGCGACGGCCATCAGGTGGTGGAGGTTGTCCTGGTACCGGGTGGCGTCTTGGCCGTGATTGGTGGACCCTCGGCGGGAAAAACAAGCCTTATTAATGCGCTAACGCTGCTTAATGGTTCTTCAGGCTGTGATTTCACAACCACATCTAAAAGACCGAGTTCCATGAAACATGTTTCGATGGACCAGACAGGTGCGGGTTCCATTCTATGGCTGGACGATGCTGCTTCTCTGAGCGCTCAAGAACTGCTCCAAGCAACTCGAAGCCTGGCGTCCGGAGCGGCAATAGTCGCCGCATTCACCTACCCCGGCCCTGCCGTTTCAGCGTTGCCGTTGGAGTGGGGACTCAGGGCTGCTCAGCAGGGCGTAGTGCTCAGACCGCAGCGTCCCAGTGATGGAGACCTCTTTGGTGTTCGGTTGGACACTGCGGGTGCTGAACCACTTGGGCGAGGTGTGCTTCTTGACCACGGCCACCGGCGTTGGTTCCAGTTTCCGTCTCCAGAAATGGGCGTGCCGGAAGTGAGGTTCTAAAATGGTCCAGAACAGGAGGGCCGGAGTATTACATGACGTTGTTTTCTGCCCCAGTGCGCAGTGAAAAAGCAACCACTTTTGGCGTAAACAGAAAATACACTGTGGCCACAGGCGGCAGCAACAACAAAAGTCCCAGCCCAATGGTGCCCGCAAAGAGTGCCGGCACGGCAATGGCCACCATCAACAACTGCCAAACGAACGCCGCCGAGCGGGTCCATCGAAACCCTCTAAACGCATTAACGGCCACGGCGCCAAGCCCTGCTGCCAACGCTAGAAGCAGCACGATTAAAAACACGGCACTGGCCATGGAATGTGGTGTCTGAGTCAACGCGGAGAAGATCGAGTATAAGCCCATAGCCCCGATCGCCAGCGCTTCAATACCAACAACGATTGCCACCACGTAAACGCCAACTGGGCGAGACAATTCGGTACTTGGGACGCTGGGTTCCACCAGCTCAGGCTCTTGGAAATGGGGCATTTTGGCAGGGTTTTCAGGATCTTTTGGCACAAGAGTACCCTACCGGATATAGCTTGACGTGGGCTATGTAGCGACTCTCGGCGCCGGCCGAAGGCAATGAGTTGTTGTGATGTAACCCTCACGGTTATAAGCTAATATTTCCATCATTACCTCTTGTTTACGCAGAGTTAACATGACACGATTAACTCAATGACCTAAACAGGCCCAAGACGGGCCTTTTCTTATGTGGCCAAAAGTGAATTTTTTCACAAGTTGCCCGCCGTTCTAAAAGGAGTGAGTGATCAGCATGGACTGGCGTAGTCGCGCAGCCTGCCTCGACAAGGACCCGGAGCTGTTTTTCCCTGTGGGAAACACTGGCCCGGCCTTGCTACAAATCGAGGAAGCAAAGAGCGTATGCCGTCGCTGTCCCGTGATTGACACCTGCTTGAAGTGGGCCATTGAATCAGGACAAGACGCAGGAGTTTGGGGTGGCTTGAGCGAGGATGAACGCCGCGCCATGAAGCGTCGTGCAGCCCGCGCCCGTCGCGCCAGCTAGCTTAACTTCTTCACCCAACCCGCAGCAGAGATTAAAACCGTGCTAGTCACGAATTTTTCCTCTCCGCTGCGGGTTTGTTTGTTTAATGCCGACTGATCAGCGCCATCTGTAGCTCAACCACCGTGCCGCCTCCCTCCCGAGGTGACCATTCAATGGTGCCGCCCAATTCACTGGTAACAAGTGTCCGCACAATCTGCAGCCCCAGCCCCTCGGTAATGTTTCCTTCAGGTAGGCCCACACCGTCGTCAGCTATGGTCACGGTCAATGCGTCATCATTTGATTCGTTCTTATACCTACGCGCGTTGAGCCACACTGTCCCTTCGCGGTCCTGCAGGCCATGTTCAACAGCATTGGCCACGAGTTCATTGATGACAAGCGCCAGCGGAGTAGCGAAATCGCTGGGCAGCTCCTCAAATGCACCCTCTTTTTCAGTACGTACACGCTGTGACGGCGAAGCCACCTCGGCTGACAATCTGAACTGCCTGTCAATGAGCTCATCAAAGTCAACGTTTTGAGCCAGGCCCTGAGAGAGGGTTTCGTGGACCAAGGCAATCGTTGAGACTCGACGCATGGCCTGCTCCAGGCCCTGTTTGCCTTCTTCGCTTTGCATGCGCCGGGACTGCATACGCAAAAGAGCTGACACGGTCTGAAGATTATTTTTGACTCTGTGGTGGATTTCGCGGATGGTGGCGTCCTTTGACACCAGCTCCTGTTCCCTGCGGCGAAGTTCAGAAACGTCGCGGCACAAAACCAAGGCGCCAAACCGCTCGGTAGCATCTCGCAACGGAATGGCGCGCAGAGAAAGACTTACTCCTCGCGACTCAATCTCGGTACGCCACGGCATTCGTCCTGTGACAACCAGCGGCAACGTTTCATCCACCATTCGCCGGTCCTTAAGCAGGCCGGTGGTCACCTCCGCTAGTGAACGACCTTCTAATGATTCCCCGTCACCTAGCCGACGGAAGGCTGAGACACCATTGGGGCTTGCGTACTGAACAATCCCATCAACGTCAAGACGCAGCAACCCGTCACCCACACGAGGAGCACCGCGCCTGGAACCCGTGGGCGAGGCAAAATCTGGCCACAGTCCCAAAGTGCCCATCTTCAGTAGATCGTAGGCACATTGGCGGTAGGTCAATTCAAGTCTTGAGGGCATACGTGAACTGGACAGGTCCATGTGTGTGGTGATCACAGCCAGTGTGCGCCCGTTGCGGACCATAGGGATGGCCTCAACGCGCATAGCCATGTCCGCGTGCCAGACCTTCGTTTCATGTGAGCGTTCAATGTTCTGGCTTTTCCATGCCAGCTGAACCAGCGGCTCAAGCAGCGGTTGGATCCGCTCCCCCACAAAGTCCGCATGAAACATGGTGTGGGAGGTAGAGGGGCGTACATGGGCCAGGGCCACATAGCCTTCGTGGTTGTTTGATGGGAACCATAAGACCAGGTCCGCGAAGGATAAATCAGCGATCATCTGCCAATCACCGACCAGTAAATGCAGCCATTCGGCATCGCCCGGGCCCAGCCCTGAGCTATCTCTGATCATGTCGGCAAAGACTGCCATGCTGGCTCCTTAAAGATGGGTGGCGGTGCCCGCTGCAGACAGCAGGCACCGCACAAGCGGTTGCAACCATGCAATTGCAACCGCCCACAACGACGGTTTCTCTAGCGCCGCACTATTGAACGCAAGAGCCTCAATGCTACAGACAAAGAAGCCATATCATCTTGTTCAAGCTCGTTTACCTCCGCAAACATCCGAACGGCACGGGCCAACTGTTCCTCATTGGCTTTCTCCCACACCTCAATTCGCTCCGGCGTGGACATTCCCTTTTCGGTGCTTTCCATGACGTTGCGTGTCATGTCAGCGGTTGTCGCATACAGATCATCACGCAGTGCCGCACGAGCCAGCGCTTGCCACCTATCATTGCGCGGAAGCGCCGTGATGCGTTCAAGCAAGGCATCCACTCCGTAGCGGTTGTACAGGGCGTAGTAGACACTGGCCACGTTTTCCTGCGTTTCGGATAGCGCCTCACTCACCTTTGCCACATCCAGCAGCGGGTACGTCTCGAACAATTCAGCCCAGCGGCTACCCAACGCATCCGGCATCTCAAAGGATGCAGCCCGGCTAGTCCACGTTGCAACCCGTTCCACGTCAACGCCTTGGAAGAAGTCGCCCATGTGCGTGCCCAAGGCACCCACAACCGGCTTGAAACGGTTGACCAGGTCTTCAACGCTCTGCTGCCCAATGCCTTCGTTCACCAGCCACCGCACGGAGCGGTCAAGTAAGCGGCGCATATCCAGATGAACTGTGCACCACTGCTCAGTCGGGAAGGCCGGCGGCAGTTCACGCAACGCTGCATTCATCGAGGCGAAGTCAAAGATTTCATGCAGCGCAACAAAGGCCTTGGCTACTACAAGCTCATTGGCTGAGGACTCCTCCATGACACGGAAGGCAAAAGTGATGCCACCAACATTGACCATGTCGTTTGCCACTACCGTTGCAATAATCTCCTTGCGCAGCGGATGGGTGTCCAGCTCCGCGTCAAAGCGCTCGGCTACTGCTGCTGGGAAATAACGACGCAGCGTTGATTTGAACCAAGGGTCATTGGCGAGGTCACTATCACTAAGAGCCGTTGCCAGTTCCATCTTGGCGTAGGCGAGCAGGACTGCCAGCTCAGGGGAGGTTAGTCCCTGCCCGGCGCTCAAGCGCTCCTGCAACTCTGCGTTGCTTGGTAGCGCCTCAAGTTCACGGTTCAAGTCGGCATGTTCTTCCAACCAGTCCATGAATCGTTCGTAGCTGGGGCTCCATTCAACAACACGCTGGCGGTCGTTGAGCAACAAAATATTCTGCGCGATGTTATCTTCCAGAACCAGATGTCCAATTTCATCGGTCATGGACATGAGGAACTCGGTGCGCTCAGCGGGATCCAGCTTTCCTGCCGCTACCATCCGGTCAACAAAGATCTTGATGTTCACTTCATGGTCTGAACAGTCAACCCCGGCCGAGTTATCGATGGCATCAGTGTTTAGGATGACCCCGTGAAGGGCTGCCTCTACGCGGCCGTGCTGGGTCATGCCAAGGTTTCCACCTTCACCGATGATCTTCACACGCAGGTCGGCGCCGTCAACACGGATAGCGTCATTGGTTTTATCTCCCACTGACACATGGCTTTCAGTGCTTGCCTTGATGTAGGTGCCGATGCCGCCGTTGTACAGCAGATCAGTGGGTGCCAGGAGCACTGCGCGAAGCAACTCTGGTGGGCTGAGTTTCACAGTTCCCTCGGGTAGTCCAAGAGAGGCGCACACTTCAGGGGAAATGGGGATTGACTTGAGCGTGCGTGAGTAAACGCCGCCACCTGCACTGATGAGGTCCTTGTTGTAGTCCTGCCACGATGAACGCGGCAAGTTATACAACCGCTGACGCTCGTCAAAGGAAGCACCCGCTGCAGGGGTGGGGTCAAGGAAAATGTCTCTGTGGTCAAAGGCCGCAACCAAGCGTACGTGACGGGTGCGAAGCAGACCGTTGCCAAACACGTCTCCTGACATGTCCCCCACGCCAACTGCCGTGAACTCCTGAGTTTGGGTGTCCAGATCGAACTCGCTAAAGTGGCGTTTCACCGATTCCCACGCACCGCGAGCGGTGATGCCCATGGCCTTATGGTCATAACCAACGGAGCCGCCCGAGGCGAACGCGTCGCCAAGCCAGAAGTTGTAATCTGCAGAGATGGCGTTCGCAGTATCGGAGAACGAGGCCGTTCCCTTATCGGCCGCTACCACCATGTAGATGTCATCCTCGTCGTGGCGGACCACGTTTTCCGGGGGAACAACCACTTCGCCCTCGGCGGTGACAACCAAGTTATCGGTGACGTCAAGTAACCCGCGGATGAATGTCTTGTAGCTTTCCTTGCCCTCTGTTATCCAGGCCCCACGATCAACAGCTGGGTTGGGGAGTGCCTTGGCAAAGAAGCCTCCCTTAGCTCCGGTGGGAACAATGACAGCATTCTTCACTGTCTGTGCTTTCACTAGCCCCAGTACTTCCGTGCGGAAGTCTTCCCGACGATCTGACCAGCGCAGCCCGCCACGGGCAACCTTGCCAAAGCGCAAGTGTGTACCTTCCACGCGAGGTGAGTAAACCCAGATTTCAAACATGGGCCGTGGTGCCGGCAGTCCTTCGATGGCTGACGGGTCAAATTTGATGCTCAGGTAGTCGCGGTCGCGGTAGTAGTTGGTCCGCAGCGTTGAATCAACAAGGTTGGCAAAGGTCCGCAGAACCCTGTCCGCATCCAGGGTAGGAACGCTTTCCAGCGCTTCGTCCAGGCGGCCATGAACTTCGGCCTGCAACGCGGAGCGATCAGCGTCCTCAACAGCGGGGTCGAAACGTGCCTCAAATAGTTCAACGAGCGCACGAGTGACGGCCACGTTGTGCAATAAGGTGTCAGCAATGAATCCATAGGAGTTGGTATTGCCCATTTGGCGCAGGTACTTGGCGTATGCGCGCAGGATGACGACTTGGCGCCAGTGCATCCCCTCCGTGAGAACCAGGCGGTCAAAGTTATCCGACTCGCTCAGTCCTGTGATGGCTGCGGCGAAGGCCTGCGTGAGCAGTCCTGCCGTGGCTATTGGATCAACACCGGCAGGGTATTTCAGGCCCAGGTCGTAGAGGAAGAAATCGCGTTTATCCGCGGTTTCAACTTCGAAGGGCCGCTCTTCAAGGACTTCAATGCCAAGGTTGTGGAAGAACGGCAGGATTTTGCTGAGACTTTTCGGATGAGCCATATATAACTTGACTCGAGCGTCCTCGTCCAGACCAGTCCCGGCAGGCAGGTAAACATGCATGCCCGGTGCGCACTTCTCCGGGGCTAGGCCGGCTTCAATGGCGCTCTTGTACTGGGCGTCAAAGTTCTCAAAGCGAGTGATGTCAACTAATGCATCCTCGACCTCAAAATCGACCCTGTAGCTTGGCGGAAATGCTTCGGACCACTTCTCGACCAAGCGTTCGGCGACCTCGAGATGCTCGGAATCACGCAGTACCTTGGCAATGCCTTCGGGCCATGACCGGGCTGCACGAACCAGGCGCTGTTCCAGCTCGGCTACGTGAAGATCGGCCGGAACCCTGTAGTCCTTGGACAGACGGATACGGAAGAACAAGCGGGCTAGTGCCGATTCACTCATACGAGCTTCAAAGTCGATCGAACTGGCGTTGAAGGTGCGGGTGAGCTCCTCCTCAATCCGGTGGCGCACAGCTGTTGTGTAGCGGTCACGAGGAATGTACACCAAAGCGGACATAAAGCGCCCGTAGATATCGGGACGCAGGAACAACCTTGTGCGACGGCGTTCGGCCAGCCGCAGGATGCCGTTGGCAATCTCGATCAGGTCAGCAACCTCAATTTGGAACAGCTCATCGCGCGGGTAGGTCTCAAGAACTGCAAACAGGTCCTTGCCCGAGTGTGAGTTGGGCGGGAACCCAAAGTGACGCAAAACGGCGTCGACTTTTTCTCGCACAACAGGGATGTTGCGTACCGAACCGGTGTAAACGGCTGAGGAGAAGAGCCCAATAAAGCGTTGCTCGCCATTGACATTGCCTTGGGAGTCAAAGGACTTAACTCCAATGTAATCAAGGTAGGCACCGCGATGCACTGTGGAGCGAGAGTTGGCCTTGGTGATAACCAGCACGCGCTTCTCACGCGCCTTGCGTCGACCAGTGGTTGTTAGGTGCTGGACTGTGGGGTGACTCGAACCGTCGCGCAGGAGCCCTAGGCCGCTTCCTTCACGGTTGACCAACACGTCTTCGCCGTCTCGCTTATCCAGGTCGTATTCACGGTAACCAAGAAAGGTGAAGTTATCTGCCTCCATCCAATGCAGGAGATCTTCGGCTTCACGGAGGTCCACCAGGGACTCTCCGGCCAAGGCGGTGGCCAAAATTTCGGCTCGGCTCAGAGCCTTCTCTCGCATGGCCGGCCAGTCTTCAACGGCGGCGCGGACGTTTGCTAGTACCTTCTCGAGTCCGGCAAGAAGTTCCTCCTTGGCGGGCTCGCTGATCTTGGAAATTTCAACGGCAATCCAAGATTCTAGGAAAGCACTATTGTCACCGTCTCCAAGGAGGTGGGAGATGTTTGGCATCGCAGAGGTATCGCCGCTGGCAACTCCCGCGTGGGAAGGAACTTTTGTTACAGAGGTAAGCTCATTGCTTCCCTTATCGCGGGCAACGACAAAGACAGGGTGAGTCACGAGGTGGATGGCAAGTTTCTGTCGCAAGAGTTCTGCGCTGACGGAGTCAACAAGGAACGGCATGTCATCGGTGATGATATAAACAACGCTGGCATCCGGTTCATCGTGGATGAGGACCTTAGCCTGGCCTGACGTGCGCTTGGCTGCGAGCTCCTGGTGGGCAAACGCCCGTGCGCTGAGGAGTTCGGGATCGTAGCGAGCAGCATCCTCATCGGATAGTTGCACAAAGTAGTCATTCAGGAACGACTGGCCACCATAACGGCTCTGGTCCCGTACAGGTTGATGGCTGGGTGAGTGCAATGACATGAATTAACGCCTCCGTGAAAGAGTTAAGACCGCCTCTTTGCGATCCTCCCACTGAGCCTAGCCCTGATATTCAACCCTTGCTGTGGCTTTTGCTACAGCAATTTTCAACATTCGTTGGTCAGCTGCACAATCCATGTCGGCAATGGCGAGACGCAAGGGCGCTTCTGCGGCGATCTCTTGTAAAAGACGGCCCTCAAGAAGTGCTTTGTCCGTGAGTTCAGGATCCCATGGCAGAAAATGCTTGATGCTCTGGGCTGGACCAAAACGTTCCCACGCTTGAGCCAACGACTTCTCTGGATTCCCACCCACCGCTTTGCGCCGCACCTTATTAGCCACAACACGCACCTCAACGGCCGGATAATTTTGCGCTAGTTCGCTCAGCCCGCGGATGAGCCGCGGAATTCCAATGGGATCGCTGTTGCCCACCGCATAGACCAGATCCGCCTGCCCCAAGACCGTCAAAGTGGCCGCATTACGCCTCGGAGCCACAGTGTCATAGCTAAGCTCCTCGTCATTTTCCAGCGAGAAACCACAATCTACAATGACCAGGTCCCAGAGTTCGCAGGCCAACCTCAGAACACGAGCCACCGCTGCTGCCCGCAATTCCGGCCACCTATCAGCCCGGGTCAGCCCCGTCAGCAGTGAGAAGGTACCTCCGTGAAACACCACCTGTGTTGCCGTTTTAGCCAAGTCTGCCAGGGTCAGGCTCCCTTGGTCAGCCGCGCGGCAGGCGTGGGCGAAGGACGCGGCCTCATCCAGCAGTCCCAGGGCCGCTGCAACGCTCGCCCCGTAGCTGTCCGCATCAATCAGCATCACTTGCCGTCCCGAAGCAGCCTGTTCGGCTGCAAGGTTGATGGAGATAGTTGTCCGGCCGGGAGATCCAATGGGACCCCACACGGCGACCAGTGCCCCAGGGCCGGAACCCTGCTCCGGCGGTCCTTGCACAATTGTTGCTTTCCGCCGCCTCAATTTGTGTTGCTTTACTTCGGTGGCGTCTCTGACTTGCTCCACAATGGCTCCACCGCGTGTGGCTCCACCGCGCGGCTCCGCACCGCCATGTCCAGGACGCAGGCGCTTGGCCGCCGAAGACTTTTTCTCTACTTTTCTTGTCTCTGCCGCGGCATTTTCCGGGCTGCCGCTCGGGACCTCGCCGGCGTGGTGAACAGCGCCGCTGGCAGGTTCAGCGTCAAGTACGGCTCCGGGTGGGGCCGTGGGGAACGGTAGCTGAGAGCCTAAATCCTGTTGGGGAGCCAGTGCGGTTACCTGTGCCGGAACAGAAAATCCCGAGTACCCGGGATGCTTACGTCCCTCAAGGGCACTGTGAACAACCGTCAGCAGTTCCTGGGCCGTGACCTGTTCGGTGACGACCGTGGCCCCTATGCTACGCAAGCGTTGAGCCTCTTCCGATGAGAGGGCCACAGCGACAATACTGACCCCCACTGCCGTGAGCCGGTCAACAAGTGTTGCCGAAAGTTCGCTGGAGAACGCGGCTACAACCGCTACTTGCGCCAGGCCACTTTGGCAGGCGGCAAGAAGCTCCACCAACTCTGGACAACGCCGCACTATCCGCAGCTCATGGTGCTGTTTCATCAGTTCATCAATG
This genomic window from Arthrobacter sp. TMP15 contains:
- a CDS encoding NAD-glutamate dehydrogenase, with the protein product MSLHSPSHQPVRDQSRYGGQSFLNDYFVQLSDEDAARYDPELLSARAFAHQELAAKRTSGQAKVLIHDEPDASVVYIITDDMPFLVDSVSAELLRQKLAIHLVTHPVFVVARDKGSNELTSVTKVPSHAGVASGDTSAMPNISHLLGDGDNSAFLESWIAVEISKISEPAKEELLAGLEKVLANVRAAVEDWPAMREKALSRAEILATALAGESLVDLREAEDLLHWMEADNFTFLGYREYDLDKRDGEDVLVNREGSGLGLLRDGSSHPTVQHLTTTGRRKAREKRVLVITKANSRSTVHRGAYLDYIGVKSFDSQGNVNGEQRFIGLFSSAVYTGSVRNIPVVREKVDAVLRHFGFPPNSHSGKDLFAVLETYPRDELFQIEVADLIEIANGILRLAERRRTRLFLRPDIYGRFMSALVYIPRDRYTTAVRHRIEEELTRTFNASSIDFEARMSESALARLFFRIRLSKDYRVPADLHVAELEQRLVRAARSWPEGIAKVLRDSEHLEVAERLVEKWSEAFPPSYRVDFEVEDALVDITRFENFDAQYKSAIEAGLAPEKCAPGMHVYLPAGTGLDEDARVKLYMAHPKSLSKILPFFHNLGIEVLEERPFEVETADKRDFFLYDLGLKYPAGVDPIATAGLLTQAFAAAITGLSESDNFDRLVLTEGMHWRQVVILRAYAKYLRQMGNTNSYGFIADTLLHNVAVTRALVELFEARFDPAVEDADRSALQAEVHGRLDEALESVPTLDADRVLRTFANLVDSTLRTNYYRDRDYLSIKFDPSAIEGLPAPRPMFEIWVYSPRVEGTHLRFGKVARGGLRWSDRREDFRTEVLGLVKAQTVKNAVIVPTGAKGGFFAKALPNPAVDRGAWITEGKESYKTFIRGLLDVTDNLVVTAEGEVVVPPENVVRHDEDDIYMVVAADKGTASFSDTANAISADYNFWLGDAFASGGSVGYDHKAMGITARGAWESVKRHFSEFDLDTQTQEFTAVGVGDMSGDVFGNGLLRTRHVRLVAAFDHRDIFLDPTPAAGASFDERQRLYNLPRSSWQDYNKDLISAGGGVYSRTLKSIPISPEVCASLGLPEGTVKLSPPELLRAVLLAPTDLLYNGGIGTYIKASTESHVSVGDKTNDAIRVDGADLRVKIIGEGGNLGMTQHGRVEAALHGVILNTDAIDNSAGVDCSDHEVNIKIFVDRMVAAGKLDPAERTEFLMSMTDEIGHLVLEDNIAQNILLLNDRQRVVEWSPSYERFMDWLEEHADLNRELEALPSNAELQERLSAGQGLTSPELAVLLAYAKMELATALSDSDLANDPWFKSTLRRYFPAAVAERFDAELDTHPLRKEIIATVVANDMVNVGGITFAFRVMEESSANELVVAKAFVALHEIFDFASMNAALRELPPAFPTEQWCTVHLDMRRLLDRSVRWLVNEGIGQQSVEDLVNRFKPVVGALGTHMGDFFQGVDVERVATWTSRAASFEMPDALGSRWAELFETYPLLDVAKVSEALSETQENVASVYYALYNRYGVDALLERITALPRNDRWQALARAALRDDLYATTADMTRNVMESTEKGMSTPERIEVWEKANEEQLARAVRMFAEVNELEQDDMASLSVALRLLRSIVRR
- a CDS encoding chromosome partitioning protein, with translation MSVITVVAVGDTAGGVIDELMKQHHELRIVRRCPELVELLAACQSGLAQVAVVAAFSSELSATLVDRLTAVGVSIVAVALSSEEAQRLRSIGATVVTEQVTAQELLTVVHSALEGRKHPGYSGFSVPAQVTALAPQQDLGSQLPFPTAPPGAVLDAEPASGAVHHAGEVPSGSPENAAAETRKVEKKSSAAKRLRPGHGGAEPRGGATRGGAIVEQVRDATEVKQHKLRRRKATIVQGPPEQGSGPGALVAVWGPIGSPGRTTISINLAAEQAASGRQVMLIDADSYGASVAAALGLLDEAASFAHACRAADQGSLTLADLAKTATQVVFHGGTFSLLTGLTRADRWPELRAAAVARVLRLACELWDLVIVDCGFSLENDEELSYDTVAPRRNAATLTVLGQADLVYAVGNSDPIGIPRLIRGLSELAQNYPAVEVRVVANKVRRKAVGGNPEKSLAQAWERFGPAQSIKHFLPWDPELTDKALLEGRLLQEIAAEAPLRLAIADMDCAADQRMLKIAVAKATARVEYQG